The following DNA comes from Lates calcarifer isolate ASB-BC8 linkage group LG2, TLL_Latcal_v3, whole genome shotgun sequence.
cgctgtgaagacagtggagatagttgtCGACTTCAGTCCTTCCGTttcctggggaccatcatcacccaggacctcaagtgggagctaaacatcagctccctgatcaagaaggcccagcagaggatgtacttcctgcggcagttgaagaagttcaacctgccaaggacaatgatggtgcacttctacacctccatcattgagtccgtcctcacctcctccatctcaatctggtacactgctgctactgccagcgacagaggcagactgcagcgtgtcatccGGTCTGCGGAGAAGGTGatcggctgtaacctgccttttctccaggacctgtacacctccaggaccctgaggtgAGCAGGAAAGATGATGGCTGATCCCTCCCACCCTGGTCACAATCTTTTCAagacactcccttctggcaggaggttgctgtccatcaaaaccaagacctcacaccacaagaacagtttcttcccctctGTCCTTTAGCAtcaatataccaagacaaattccttgtatgtgcaaacttacttggcaataaagtctgattctgattctgctTATACACTACCACTCAAAAACATCTCTACTTTTTCCAGTTGTTACTGAAATTTACGTAGCATGatgtctcagtgtttttgaaaTTAAAGCATAGAACAAATaaattgaagaaaaattaaatccaaagtttaattaaatgtttgacTCATCAGTTGTGACCTTCTTTCAGACAGAATTGAGAACATTGCTCAGAGAGTTTGTCCCAGCACAACAGCTGTTTGACCCTGTTCGTCCTGTTCATCCCAACCCAGCTCTGTGAGGtttaagtctggagactgtgctgctCTTCATCATGTGAAGCCTCCGTCTGGTTCTGTTGTAATGTTTTGGTTCATTATCTTACTGTATGATGAACCTCTGACCAGCCAGCCTGTCTTCCTCCGTTACTGCCTTTCTCTCACCACTCTGATAGAAGTACACAGGTCTACTTCCTGCAGTATTGTCCTAATAATGCATCAGAGGATGTAGTAACAGTTTGTCTTTGTACAGACAGAGGGTTTGGTTAGGACACCTACAGGAATTGTCTAACTAACTTGTCTGTAAAACTTTTGATCATGCCTGAGTCTATGATGGTTATAGAGAAGGTTTTCTTCAGTTACCAGGGTGCTCAACACAGGTTATTTAACACAAGGTGTTGTCATTTATTTAGTAAATGACAGTATGGAGAGGCTTCTGTTTTAATTAGTGCTGCTCTGATGTGTTGAGCTTTCATTTCAGAGTTCAAAACAATAAATGTAATACAACTGTGTACAATGCAAAATGCACTGAGGACATATCAATGTGATGGCTACTAATGACTTATAACATCCAACCACTACACAGTTTAAGACTACATTTGGATCATCTCTATCTGGTGTTTGTCACACAGATGTTATGTATGTGATGCATTTACCTCTCGGCTTAGATGCCTCCAGCAGTCCACCCAGGTGGGATATACTGATGCATAGGGAGGCAAACCCCCAGCAAGCCTGAAAGACAGCGGAAATATGAGTCTGTTTGATCCGACACTTGTGAGGATTTAGTACAGCAAATAACCTGTTAACTCACCCACAATTATTGACAGCCATGAGGTTTGACACCAAAACAAAAGGGTATGTGAGCATACTGGCAAAGAACTGAAAGAAAGGGCAGAGGAACGTTATTGAAGGACAAACTACAACCAGATGGACTGAGGTACTCCAGTACAGCGACACTTACCCCTGTCACAGCCTGAGAGCAGTTCTTGATTTCTCCTGTGTGACTCATCTATACAGAGGAACAGATTCACAGTGTTAAATCTCGTGTTGTTTGAAATAGGACCAAAGACTGCGCAACACAAACCCTAAGCATAAACCAGAGCATGGAGGGGTGGCGCTAAGGGTTAAAAGACAATTTTGATGTCAGGGTCTTGGTGGTACATCACCAGGGCTGCAGTGGTAATATGAAGGCTGAAGGGAACTGGATTTAGattatggttttaaaaaacatcTAGGTTTGATTGTAAAAGTGTTTCTGCGTTCTCAGAAATTGTGCTGGCCTCTTAGCTGGACCAAAATATGTTTTGGTCTGTTCTCTCTCCAACTTTTGCATCCTGCGATTCCCCACCAGTCATGAAAACCAGGGCCTTGATTACCTTATTTGGTAAATTTATATCTAATGATGATTTATTCTTTGCATTCCATTTATCTTTGCTGTTGACTTGTGAACATTTGTATGGTCTGCATCACATCCAGTTGGTATCTAATTATCCTTCTAATAACCTGCAGCAAGAAAAGGGTAAAAGGTCCTTTACCATAATGAAAATCAAAGTTGTTATGTGGCAGACATCCAGTTTAGTTGCTTATGAGGCTTGTACTGATGGCAAAACATCAGTGGAGGGTGAGAGCTGAGCTTCAGATGAAAGATCACCACAGCAGTTACAGTGCTAACATCAGAGACAGGTAGAACTTTCCAAGAGGGCTGTGTAGACCAAGTTTTATTGGCACTAATCCAAGGTTGAGTCCTGTAAATCCTTAGTATCTGCTGAGTATGAGCCCATACTTTAGGCCTACctaaatgttgattaaatatGTATCCAACAAGCTGCAGCCTATCCAAAACTGTGAAAGGATGCATGTTGTTTAAGAGACTGTGGATCATGTTATTTTCTTCACCCCACCAGAGTTAGTAGAAGAGTTTGGTGCGCAGCTCTGCTAATGTGAGTCTGTAGGTGATGGGGTTGTTTTAACAAAATACTTCATGATACTACACTAACTTTGACTTGCATAACTAACTGTGAAGTAATTAAAGTATATTAATTATCCAAGTAGAAGTAATTAATTATCCAAAACGCTCCTAAAGACTGACTTTCTTAAGTTAGACTCCAAGATGACTCTTGCATGCATGTGATGTACAGTGGTATGAAAAAGTTTGGGCACCCCTGATAATTTTCAAGATTTTCCTTTATAAATCACTGGTTGTTCAGATCAGAAATTTCAGTTAAATATATCATatagcagacaaacacagtgatatATGAGAAGTGAAATGAAGTTTATAGGATTTACAGAAAGTGTGCAATAATTCTTTAAACAAAAGTAGGCAGGTGCATAAATTTGGGCACccttgttgttttattgattttagcACTAATTATTGGAACACAAAATTTATTTGGTGAGCTCATTGACCCTTGACCTGCATACACAGCTGAAGCCAATCATGAGAAAGGGTATTTAAGGTGGCCAATTGCAAGTTGTTCTCCTCTTTGCATCTTCTCTGAAGAGTGCCAACATGGGACCCTCAAAACAACTGTCAAATGACCTGAAAGCAAAGATTGTTCAACATCATGGTTTAGGGGAAGGATTCAAAAAGCTCGCTCAGAGATTTCAGCTGTCAGTTTCCACTGTGAGAAACATAGTGAGGAAATGGGTGACCACAGGCACAGTTCTGGTAAAGGCCCGGAGTGGCAGGCCAAGAAAAATCTCAGATAAGCACAGGCGAAGGATGGTGAGAACAGTCAAACTCAACCCACAGACCAGCTCCAAAGACATACAACATGATCTTGCTACAGATGGTGTCACTGTGCATCGTTCAACTATTCAGCGCACTTTGCACAAGGTGATGAGGTATGCTAAAGCACATTTGGACAAACCAGCTTCATTTTGAAATAAGGtgctgtggactgatgaaactaaaATTGAGTTATTTGGACATAACAAGGGGCGGTATGCATGGCGGATGAAGAACACAGCATTCCAAGACAAACACTTGCTACCCACAGTAAAATTTGGTGGTGGTTCCATCATGCTGTGGGGCTGTGTGGCCAGAGCAGGTACTGGCAACCTTGTTAAAGTTGAAGGTCGCATGGATTCCAGTCAGTATCAGCAGATTCTTGCGAACAATGTTCAAGAATCAGTGACAAAGTTGAAGTTGTGCCGGGGCTGGATACTTCAACAAGAAAATAACCCTAAACACTGCTCAAATTCTACAAAGGCATTCATGTAGAGGAACAAGTACAACGTTCTGGAATGGCCATCTCAGTCCCCAGACCTGAATAttattgaaaatctgtggtgtgATTTAAAGCGGGCTGTCCATGCATGGAAACCATCGAACCTGACTGAACTGGAGATATTTTGTAAAgaagaatggtcaaaaataCCTTAAACCAGAATCCAGACCCTCATTGGAAGCTATAGAAAGCATTTAGAGGCTGTTATTTCTGCAAAAGGAGGACATACTGAATATTGATGTAATTTTTCTGTTGGGGTGCCCACATTTATGCACCTGCCTACTTTTGTTTAAAGAATTATTGCACACTTTCTGTAAATCCTATAAACTTCATTTCACTTCTCATatatcactgtgtttgtctgttataTGATATATTTAACTGAAATTGCTGATCTAAATTATCAGGGGTGCCCAAATTTTTTCATACCACTGTAGACTGTCTGGGTGCTGCACTGTGCCCTCGCACCTGAGCTATCATTTGGGGCGCACCTGTGAGTCAGGGATAGCCCTAAAATGGATCGGATTTTGATCAGCTTCATTTTAGCCAATACTGATGCATTGAAATATGCCAAGATTGGCCTTGATACATAAAAGCTCTTCTGATACAAACCCAATTTACTGGTAAAATGAAATTTTGAGAGACTGGCCAGACCAGTGAAGTTGACTCAACAGCATTTGTACACCCCCTGAACAACAATGAACAAAGCACTCAATTGTTATTATGTTTTCACAAATTATACTTGTCTCAAATATGTCTCAAATACCTATTACTTCACATCACAACCTGTGCCAGTAGTACTATCATTACCACTACTGTATTACTGGTTATTAATCCGTGTTACGCTATGTTCTTTTCTCGCTATTCTCtacttccctctctcccccttcttctctgtctctctctctctctctctttctcaacccaaccagtctaggcagatggccgcccaccctgaatctggttctgttcaaggtttctgcctcttaaaagggagttttttcttgccactgtcgcccagtgctgctcatggtgagaactgttgggtctcttctctgtaaattttataatataaacagtacggtctagacctgctctatatgaaaagtgccttgagatgacttttgttgtgatttggcattatgtaaataaaactgaactgaaatgaaatgaattaaatagTAATACTGTTATTATGGGAAAAATGTGGGTCAGATTTTGTGGAGCAACTGTTGCTAAGACATTTAATAACTGATtaaggaaaaatacatttccatcACTAATCTGAACACTTCAGCTTTGTATATGCCTCCAGCACAGAGCATTCCATGGTTTTATCTCCTGCACAAATAGGTGGCGGGTTGGTGGTCACTGTGTTGACAGGATACAAAGGGGCTGACATGAGGATATAATATACCAGCTGCAATTGCTAGAACCTACAAAAGGGACTTCAGTTTGAGTGGGCTAATAGGTCTTAGGTGTGCTCTTTCAGAATTTCTGAGGTAAGTAAATGCCCTATCGAGCGGCACTTGTAAGTAAGTGCTGCCCAAAAGGTTGACCTCAGGGCAATTAAGTCCTTACACTAAACCCATATACAGAAACTGAACCGAGTGATGTATTAGAAGTGGCTTACCGAGTCATCAATGGCGTAGGTATTGATGAGGTGTGCCAGCAGGTTACAAATCCACAGGGACAGCACGTCACCAAGCAGACGAGGAATCAAaccactgagggaaaaaaaaaaaaaaaagaagaaaatattatttctgaCCAAACTATTTTGACATACTGGATATAAAACCATTATATGTCAACCAGTCACTTTGCTGAAAACATTGTCATAAgttcctgagttatggtgtTGAATACTGGccaaaaaagctgtttttattattatactttCCTAATTTCatgccagagaaaaaaaaactgtagacAAATGGATGGACTTGGgcttgtacttatatagcgcttttctagtcgtattgACCATTTAAAgcactacatgtcacattcagccattcagacacgcattcatacagcgcttgctcTATGCACAGAGCGCTttaacacatccacacacattcacacaccgatgatacacacatcaggggcaacgtggggttcagtatcttgcccaaggatacttcagcatggactggagaagccggggatcgaaccactgaccttccgattagcgggtgacccgctctacctcctcagccacagccgccccaaaCAAAGTCTGACACTCTGGGCCCCAcctcagacaaaactgagacAACTGTACAACCCCATGTTGTCCAGTGCAAGCGAACtgttgacttttttgtttttatatccaCATGTTGTCAACATAGTTCTACCCATTTTTAAATGGATAGGAGGAGAGTGTCAGTGTTCCTTGAATACAAGACACTCCAAGCTTTTGCACTGTCAAAACTGCTTTGACCATCTTGCATTGGGACCCAGCATTGACTTGTTACTCCACTGCTTTGGGGAATGATGTTTCCtggcaaaatacattttaccaTCAAGACCCTGGTggcttaaagagaaaaaagacaacgAAAATCGAACTTACGCAAAGAAGCCCAGTATGCCCTCTTCTCTGTAGACTGTGATGATGGAATCAAACACCCCACTGAGAACAGAGGAAAGATATTTTAAGTGTTATTTTCACAGCTCTTCTCACTGAGGTTTatgtctaaaatgtaaaaaactttACCTGTATTTTGTTTCCCTCCCAATAAACTGGACCATACATCGCAAAGTAATCACTGTAAAACAAGTCAAGAAAAACGTACTTGACATGCAAATTTGTGCCTCCCCACATAGAcatgccaaaataaaaaaaataaaaaaatttaaaaagcctTCAAATGTGTCAAGACTGAAACCACTTCAACAGCCCCCTATAACCTCTATTGTGAGTGAGTCAGTTAAAGCTATATGAAATAtctgagcagctgcagacatACATAACATACCATGAAAAGGATGTGTGACAATCGTGGCACAGGAACGAGCTATCATTTCTTTGGTTGTCTGtggagacaggaaaagacagaaaacaatcaaCTGACATGTATTTAAGAAACGTCATACAAGGCCTAGACATCCTAATATATCAGTAATATCTAAAGGTGCAGATATTGTTAATATCATAAATTGGAGACTGAACAGCAGCACTTTGTATATGTCCTCATCATAAGAAggaaattacatatttatttaaaagtaaaGGCAGAGAATAGAATTTTAAGATTATTCACAAAGTTCATTTCACTCAGTAAGAATGCATAAGATATCTTAAGATAATCAATCAAGCAATGATAAAAAGGTTAAAAGGTCCCCTGTGGGGTTTCCTTTTAAACAAAGTTCTGTGAACATCTGTTTACACTGGTTGCATTCTTTAAGTGTAAGAAATGTGCTGAATGCGCTTCCCCGATTCTTTAAATGAGCAGTTACAACAGTGTTAACACTCTGGgtgtcaaatatattttaagatacaaaataaaaaaaataaacaatgtgaTGAGTTTGctcttgtatgtgtgttgttttctgtatctTACCTCATTAACAACATGCTGTAGGGAGCCCTCCACAGCCTTCTGCTGGCCGCCCAGTACCTAGACAGCAGACACAAACTTCAAAGTCACTTATCTTTTCTTATTGGCCACTTTATGTCTTTATTAGAAAGTATTTACTGACTTACTTCCTACAACCCACTCTCTCTCGTTATCTAGCTTTTACCGTTAGTCCATTAGTCAAGAGTTGAGATCAGACTTAAAACTTTCTGACTGACACAGGACAGTCACTCTTGTTTGTCTGGCCTTCACCTTCTTAAGAACTGATTCTTAGGTGGTTTAATAGCTTCATAACATCCTTGCTTTTATGTAGCCTCTATTCTGGTCTTTATTTACTCTTACTACAGTCTTAAATCTCTGTTCATCTAACTCTTCACCCTCCTTGATGGCATTTAAATGCTGCACTTGCcaatgtttaattttaaatgtgatttatataTGTACTATAAATACAATGATGTGAAGTACTTGGAGTTGATTTGATAAACAGCTGTCTCTAGAGacaggaggggaaaaaacaacctCGAGTGTAAAATGGTGCAGGGGGCCCCAGGGTGACTGACACCTTAGACATCTCACACGTGCCCGTGAGTCAGTGTGGACCGATACATCTAATAAAATGGAAGCCCGTCTGTTCTGTGAGATGGGTGTGTGACAGACAACAGAAACTCCTCTTAAAACACTGTGCCCCAGCACTCCactatattttgtattttgggtAGTGTGTCAGTTGATGACAAATGTATAGTAGTAATGTAAATAACATCCTGTTGATCTCTAATTTGCAATAGTTCAAACAATAAATTAGAAAAGAAACCTCTTACCTGAGGTGTGCCTTGTTCCTGACATCTCTGTAAGAAAGAAGCAGTTAacataaaactgacaaatgagtttattctgttttacaaacattagtgCCACAAGGCACTGATATACATCCTGGATGATTAGACATCTGTTTGTACTTATCCTCATAGAAATCCAGATGTAAAAGTGCCCAAGACAATACAAGCAATATACACATCAAATCTGATCCCACACAGTGCACTACACTGATAAATCTTTATAGTCAAGCCAATGCCAAATTTTTGGGGCCACTGATAATCTTAATATTAGAGCTGA
Coding sequences within:
- the mtch2 gene encoding mitochondrial carrier homolog 2 isoform X1, which codes for MADTCGQVLLGSGLTVLSHPLMYIKVLIQVGHEPLPPTLGRNLFGRQVYQLPGLFAYAKHIIKIDGKAGLFKGLGPRLCAGTIGTVVHSKVVQRCQEQGTPQVLGGQQKAVEGSLQHVVNETTKEMIARSCATIVTHPFHVITLRCMVQFIGRETKYSGVFDSIITVYREEGILGFFAGLIPRLLGDVLSLWICNLLAHLINTYAIDDSMSHTGEIKNCSQAVTGFFASMLTYPFVLVSNLMAVNNCGLAGGLPPYASVYPTWVDCWRHLSREGNMSRGNSLFFRKLPAGKMYAIDQKRFF
- the mtch2 gene encoding mitochondrial carrier homolog 2 isoform X2; protein product: MADTCGQVLLGSGLTVLSHPLMYIKVLIQVGHEPLPPTLGRNLFGRQVYQLPGLFAYAKHIIKIDGKAGLFKGLGPRLCAGTIGTVVHSKVVQRCQEQGTPQVLGGQQKAVEGSLQHVVNETTKEMIARSCATIVTHPFHVITLRCMVQFIGRETKYSGVFDSIITVYREEGILGFFAGLIPRLLGDVLSLWICNLLAHLINTYAIDDSMSHTGEIKNCSQAVTGFFASMLTYPFVLVSNLMAVNNCLLGVCLPMHQYIPPGWTAGGI